In Pseudomonas sp. Leaf58, one DNA window encodes the following:
- a CDS encoding amino acid adenylation domain-containing protein — MFLEKLASKGVTLAQLPIPVVRNDVERPVLSYAQQRQWFLWQLEPAGSAYNIPTALRFRGALDLAAVQRSFETLIQRHEALRTTIGEEDGQLMQVIHPSLPFQLARQALGAVDEQALQAQVAWEVQQPFDLVHGPLLRVKLLELVQDEHVLVLTLHHIVADGWSMPLLIDEWVRLYEGYSQGREVVLAELPIQYADYAIWQRAWMDAGERERQLAYWTAQLGDDHPVLELSTDRPRPALQSYRGERVNVELGEALSQSLKQLAQRQAATPFMLLLASFQVLLHRYSGQAEVRVGVPIANRNRVETERLIGFFVNTQVMRAEFDTQLTFTELLAQVRQRALDAQVHQDLPFEQLVDALQPERSLSHSPLFQVMYNHQTRGKGERRSLPGLEVESLQWNVHAAQFDLTLDSFEHEQGISATLTFATDLFDASTIQQMARHWLNLLHGIVANPGQRVAELPLLDDGERQQIVQGWNDTQAAYPDERGIHQLIEAQVVATPHAPALVFGEQTLTYAELNRRANRLAHCLRQQGVGPDVLVGIAMARSLEMVVGLLGIVKAGGAYVPLDPEYPQDRLRYMFEDSGIALLLTQSHLREALPIPSGLRSLDLDTERLDGYSDANPNIDVAPLNLAYVIYTSGSTGRPKGAGNSHQALVNRLWWMQKAYGLDASDSVLQKTPFSFDVSVWEFFWPLMTGARLVVAQPGAHRDPQLLVETINHYGISTLHFVPSMLQAFMTHEAVESCRSLKRVVCSGEALPAELARHTLQRLPAVGLYNLYGPTEAAIDVTHWTCQADESISVPIGQPIDNLKTHILDASLQPAVRGSAGELYLGGVGLARGYHQRPALTAERFVPDPFSAHGGRLYRTGDLARYRADGVIDYAGRIDHQVKIRGLRIELGEIEARLLELPSVQEAVVLAQDGPSGKQLVGYVVPADSTQDEGAVRDSLREALKASLPDYMVPAHLLLLDKLPVTPNGKLDRKALPQADASQLQGEYIAPQSALEQQIAAIWADVLKLERVGLSDNFFELGGDSIISLQVVSRARQADIRFTPKQLLQHQTVQGLASVARRSEVQALEQGAVSGPLPLIPVQQWFFEQALAVRDHWNQSVLLEPRQALDARLLSMALGNLHAHHDLLRLNAWQRDGHWQAAIGAPVSTELLWVRECADGEALERLAGQAQRSLSLAQGPLLRTVLATLADGSQRLLLVIHHLVVDGVSWRILLEDLQQAYQALALGQPARLPAKTSSFKAWAEQLQAYAASPTLQHELHYWRDQLTDASDALPCDHPHGENRQKHAATVSTRLDPAWTRKLLQQAPAAYRTQINDLLLTALARVVSRWTAQPQVLVRLEGHGREDLFDGIDLSRTVGWFTSMYPVKLSPQPELASSIKTIKEQLRAVPNKGLGYGVLRYLAAGEGQESLAALAKGAIVFNYLGQFDGSFDQQASLFKPAKESAGQNQDEDAPLSGLLALNGQVYGGELTLGWTFSREVFDPATIQHLADAYAEELQALIGHCCQANTRGLTPSDFPLARLNQVQLDCLPVPAAQIADIYPLSPMQQGMLFYTLQESEAALYINQTAVDVQGLDIDRFVAAWNQVIARHDILRTVFLTSAQWAEPLQVVLHQARLPLRVLDWCGRKVSSDALQALATGDAVEGFDLACAPLMRLTVVQLDEQRLHLIWSRHHILMDGWSNSRLLGEVLQVYHGRPVNHAGGRFGDYIRWLGEQPMGKLEQFWRAQLQALEGPTLLADSVTPQADGKLSGHHALYLRWDAQRTQLLRDQARRLRVTPNTLVQAAWLLLLQRYTGQATVCFGATVAGRPASLAGADEMLGLFINTLPVVQAPQPQHIVSDWLHQLQQYNLELRDHEHAALADVQRWAGRPGQALFDSIVVFENYPVDDRLREGGGGTLRFGEVRNRDVTNYAMDLAVQLGDTFSVEFLYLRNRFSEAAVECLRGSFESLLSAMLDNPQATLGSLGMLTPLQVRQADLRNQLAAPGCEQPLLAARIAGYARERGEAVAVICGGQQLTYAQLDARANRLAQHLIAQGVRPETCVGIALERSVEVIVAFLAVMKTGAAYVPLDIDYPQERLQWIVEDSAMHLLVTSSSLRQRFTQVTQCVELDQQALDHLPATVPEQHACADNLAYLIYTSGSTGKPKGVAVSHGQIRMHCRAIAGLYEMDLQTRELLFMSFAFDGAQERWLSTLSAGGCLVVRDNRLWTAEETWQTLHAQRIDIACFPPAYLQQLAEFAERQQQPAPAVRVYCFGGDAVPDALFEQVKRTLRPRWLTNGYGPTETVVTPLLWKVPAQQTCGAVYAPIGNRVGERTLHVLDPHLNRLPDGVAGELYIGAEGVARGYYQRAALTAERFVADPFTQGGRLYRTGDRVRRRADGVIDFLGRLDNQLKIRGFRIEPGEIEARLRNLAGVRDAVVVARDISTGKQLVGYVVTASTDIRAEHLRDALRADLPDYMVPAQLVLMPALPLTPNGKIDRNGLPAPEFATGRAWVAPRNAIEQALAEIWQQVLEVEQVGVDDNFFELGGDSLRVLKMLSKVRAREDLPIELKLRDVIARPTIAELSGYAANDASLDPLLLLSSRVNASTPLFCLHAGFGTVFDYEPLARRLDGRCTVYGLQCRMLLDHAWVDDSLETMAIDYAQYIRQKQPEGPYQLAGWSLGGTLAVLVAKELESQGQRVAVLALVDSFVPSAGQAVQQGDWSADLRGFLAVIFGVSADALALPAVTPGSAQEALERVIETARASQAAASAYAEIGNAELAQTFVVAMKLKDLSRQLRQLPATEAAASCWWAGEGAHVGSIAGSCQDIGVDAGHYDILEHADVLEGMTARLLLADTVSQ; from the coding sequence GCTGGAGCTGGTGCAGGATGAGCATGTGTTGGTGCTCACCTTGCACCATATCGTTGCTGATGGCTGGTCGATGCCATTGCTCATCGATGAATGGGTGCGCCTTTATGAGGGCTATAGCCAAGGCCGTGAGGTGGTGCTGGCCGAACTGCCGATCCAGTACGCAGATTATGCGATCTGGCAGCGTGCCTGGATGGACGCCGGCGAGCGCGAACGGCAGTTGGCGTACTGGACGGCGCAGCTCGGTGATGATCACCCGGTGTTGGAGTTGAGCACTGACAGGCCGCGCCCGGCGCTGCAAAGCTACCGGGGCGAGCGGGTCAACGTTGAGCTTGGCGAGGCGTTGAGCCAGTCCCTCAAACAGCTGGCGCAGCGCCAGGCGGCGACACCCTTCATGCTGCTACTGGCGAGTTTCCAGGTGCTGTTGCACCGTTACTCTGGGCAGGCCGAGGTGCGCGTGGGTGTGCCCATCGCCAACCGTAACCGGGTAGAGACCGAGCGGCTGATCGGCTTTTTCGTCAACACCCAGGTGATGCGCGCCGAATTCGACACGCAGCTGACCTTTACCGAGCTGTTGGCGCAAGTGCGGCAACGAGCCTTGGACGCGCAGGTGCATCAGGACCTGCCATTCGAACAGCTGGTCGATGCCTTGCAGCCTGAGCGCAGCCTGAGCCACAGCCCGTTGTTCCAGGTGATGTACAACCATCAGACCCGAGGCAAGGGTGAGCGCCGCAGCTTGCCTGGCCTGGAGGTGGAGAGCCTGCAATGGAACGTGCATGCAGCGCAGTTCGACCTCACGCTGGACAGCTTCGAGCATGAGCAGGGCATCAGCGCCACACTGACCTTTGCAACCGACCTGTTCGATGCCTCGACCATCCAGCAGATGGCGCGGCACTGGCTGAACCTGCTGCACGGCATCGTCGCCAACCCTGGCCAGCGGGTGGCCGAGCTGCCATTACTGGATGACGGTGAGCGGCAGCAGATCGTGCAGGGCTGGAATGACACCCAGGCGGCATACCCGGACGAGCGCGGCATTCATCAGCTGATCGAAGCCCAGGTAGTCGCCACCCCGCATGCCCCGGCGCTGGTATTCGGCGAGCAGACCCTGACCTATGCCGAGCTCAATCGCCGCGCCAACCGCCTGGCGCACTGCTTGCGCCAGCAGGGCGTGGGCCCGGACGTGCTGGTGGGTATCGCCATGGCGCGCAGCCTGGAGATGGTCGTCGGCCTGCTGGGCATCGTCAAGGCCGGCGGCGCCTATGTGCCGCTGGACCCGGAATACCCCCAGGACCGCCTGCGCTACATGTTCGAGGACAGCGGCATTGCCTTGCTGCTGACCCAGTCACACCTGCGCGAAGCCCTGCCGATTCCGAGCGGCCTGCGCAGCCTGGACCTGGACACCGAGCGCCTCGACGGCTACAGCGATGCCAACCCGAACATCGACGTGGCGCCGCTAAACCTGGCCTACGTGATCTACACCTCCGGCTCCACCGGCCGCCCGAAAGGCGCCGGCAACAGCCACCAGGCGCTGGTCAACCGGCTGTGGTGGATGCAGAAGGCCTATGGGCTGGACGCCAGCGACAGCGTGCTGCAGAAAACCCCGTTCAGCTTCGACGTGTCGGTGTGGGAGTTCTTCTGGCCGCTGATGACCGGCGCGCGCCTGGTCGTGGCCCAGCCGGGGGCGCACCGCGATCCGCAGCTGCTGGTGGAAACCATCAACCACTACGGCATCAGCACGCTGCACTTCGTGCCATCGATGCTGCAGGCGTTCATGACCCACGAAGCAGTGGAGAGCTGCCGCAGCCTCAAGCGCGTAGTGTGCAGCGGTGAAGCGCTGCCCGCCGAGCTGGCCCGGCACACCTTGCAACGCCTGCCCGCGGTGGGCCTGTACAACCTGTACGGCCCGACCGAAGCGGCGATCGACGTTACCCACTGGACCTGCCAGGCGGACGAAAGCATCAGCGTGCCGATCGGCCAGCCGATCGACAACCTGAAGACCCATATCCTCGACGCCAGCCTGCAACCGGCGGTGCGCGGCAGTGCCGGTGAGCTGTACCTCGGTGGCGTTGGCCTGGCGCGTGGTTATCACCAGCGCCCGGCGCTGACCGCCGAACGCTTCGTGCCAGACCCGTTCAGCGCCCACGGCGGGCGCCTGTACCGCACTGGCGACCTGGCGCGCTACCGCGCCGATGGCGTGATCGACTACGCCGGGCGCATCGACCACCAGGTGAAAATCCGCGGCCTGCGCATCGAGCTGGGCGAGATCGAAGCGCGCCTGCTGGAACTGCCGAGCGTGCAGGAAGCGGTGGTGCTGGCCCAGGACGGGCCGAGTGGCAAGCAACTGGTGGGCTATGTGGTGCCTGCCGACAGCACGCAAGACGAAGGCGCAGTGCGCGACAGCCTGCGCGAAGCCCTGAAGGCTAGCCTGCCGGACTACATGGTGCCGGCGCACCTGTTGCTGCTCGACAAGCTGCCAGTGACGCCGAACGGCAAGCTGGACCGCAAGGCCCTGCCACAGGCGGATGCCAGCCAATTGCAGGGCGAGTACATCGCCCCGCAGAGCGCGCTGGAGCAGCAAATCGCGGCGATTTGGGCGGATGTATTGAAGTTAGAGCGGGTCGGCCTGAGCGACAACTTCTTCGAGTTAGGCGGCGACTCGATCATCTCGTTGCAGGTGGTTAGCCGTGCACGCCAGGCGGACATACGGTTTACCCCCAAGCAGCTATTGCAGCATCAGACCGTGCAGGGCCTGGCCTCGGTCGCCCGGCGCAGCGAAGTTCAAGCGCTGGAGCAGGGCGCGGTCAGCGGGCCTCTGCCACTGATTCCGGTGCAGCAGTGGTTCTTCGAACAGGCGCTTGCCGTACGTGACCACTGGAACCAGTCGGTGCTGCTCGAGCCTCGCCAGGCACTGGATGCACGCTTGTTGAGCATGGCGCTGGGCAACCTGCATGCACATCACGATCTGCTGCGTCTCAATGCCTGGCAGCGTGATGGCCACTGGCAAGCCGCGATTGGCGCGCCGGTATCGACCGAGCTGCTGTGGGTACGTGAATGCGCTGATGGCGAGGCGCTGGAGCGCTTGGCTGGTCAGGCCCAACGCAGCTTGAGCCTGGCTCAGGGGCCACTGTTGCGCACCGTCCTGGCAACGCTGGCAGACGGCAGCCAACGGCTGCTGCTGGTCATTCATCACCTGGTAGTGGATGGCGTGTCATGGCGGATTCTGCTCGAAGACCTGCAACAGGCCTACCAGGCGCTGGCCCTCGGGCAGCCTGCGCGGCTGCCGGCCAAGACCAGTTCATTCAAGGCTTGGGCCGAACAGCTACAGGCCTACGCCGCCAGCCCAACGCTGCAACATGAGCTGCACTACTGGCGTGATCAACTAACAGACGCCAGCGACGCCTTGCCTTGCGATCACCCACACGGCGAAAACCGCCAGAAGCATGCTGCAACCGTCAGCACCCGCCTGGACCCAGCCTGGACCCGCAAGTTGTTGCAACAGGCACCCGCGGCTTACCGTACGCAGATCAACGACCTGCTGTTGACCGCGTTGGCCCGTGTGGTCAGCCGTTGGACCGCGCAGCCGCAGGTGCTGGTGCGCCTGGAAGGCCATGGCCGCGAAGACCTGTTCGACGGTATCGACCTGAGCCGCACGGTGGGTTGGTTCACCAGCATGTACCCGGTCAAATTGAGCCCACAGCCGGAGCTGGCAAGCTCGATCAAGACGATCAAGGAGCAACTGCGCGCTGTACCCAACAAGGGGCTTGGCTACGGTGTGCTGCGTTACCTGGCGGCTGGCGAAGGGCAGGAGAGCCTGGCAGCGCTGGCCAAGGGCGCGATCGTCTTCAATTACCTGGGGCAGTTCGACGGTAGCTTCGACCAGCAGGCCAGTCTGTTCAAACCGGCCAAGGAGAGCGCTGGCCAGAACCAGGATGAGGACGCGCCGTTGAGTGGCCTGCTGGCGCTGAACGGCCAAGTGTATGGCGGCGAGCTGACACTGGGCTGGACGTTCAGCCGTGAGGTCTTCGACCCTGCGACCATCCAGCACCTGGCCGATGCCTATGCAGAGGAACTCCAGGCCTTGATCGGCCATTGCTGCCAGGCTAACACCCGGGGCCTCACGCCATCGGACTTCCCCTTGGCCCGCCTGAACCAAGTGCAACTGGACTGCCTGCCGGTACCCGCTGCACAAATAGCCGACATCTACCCGCTGTCGCCGATGCAGCAGGGCATGCTGTTCTACACCTTGCAGGAGTCTGAAGCCGCGCTGTACATCAACCAGACGGCAGTCGATGTACAGGGCCTGGACATCGACCGTTTCGTCGCGGCCTGGAACCAGGTGATTGCCCGCCACGACATCCTGCGCACGGTCTTCCTGACATCGGCCCAGTGGGCCGAGCCGCTGCAGGTGGTGTTACATCAGGCCCGTCTGCCGCTGCGCGTGCTCGACTGGTGTGGGCGTAAGGTGAGCAGCGACGCCTTGCAGGCGCTGGCAACCGGAGATGCCGTCGAAGGCTTCGATCTGGCCTGTGCGCCGTTGATGCGGTTGACCGTGGTTCAACTGGATGAGCAGCGCCTGCACCTGATCTGGTCGCGCCATCACATCCTCATGGATGGCTGGAGCAATTCGCGGTTGCTGGGTGAGGTGTTGCAGGTTTATCACGGCCGGCCTGTCAACCATGCGGGGGGGCGCTTTGGCGACTACATACGTTGGCTCGGCGAACAGCCGATGGGCAAGTTGGAGCAGTTCTGGCGCGCGCAACTGCAGGCCCTGGAGGGCCCGACGCTGTTGGCCGACAGTGTTACCCCGCAAGCGGACGGCAAGCTTTCCGGCCACCATGCGCTGTACCTGCGTTGGGATGCGCAGCGCACGCAACTGCTGCGTGACCAGGCCCGGCGCCTGAGGGTCACCCCCAATACCTTGGTCCAGGCCGCCTGGCTGTTGCTGCTGCAACGCTACACCGGCCAGGCCACCGTGTGCTTCGGCGCCACGGTGGCCGGGCGCCCTGCCAGCCTGGCGGGTGCAGACGAGATGCTGGGGCTGTTCATCAATACGTTACCGGTGGTGCAGGCACCGCAACCCCAGCATATTGTCAGCGACTGGTTGCATCAGCTGCAGCAGTACAACCTGGAGCTGCGCGACCACGAGCACGCGGCGCTGGCCGATGTGCAACGCTGGGCCGGGCGGCCAGGGCAAGCGCTGTTCGACAGCATCGTGGTGTTCGAGAACTACCCGGTTGACGACCGCTTGCGCGAGGGCGGCGGAGGCACGTTGCGCTTTGGCGAAGTACGCAATCGCGACGTCACCAACTATGCCATGGACCTGGCCGTTCAATTGGGCGACACCTTTTCGGTGGAGTTCCTGTACCTGCGCAACCGCTTTAGCGAAGCCGCTGTCGAGTGCTTGCGCGGCAGTTTCGAAAGCCTGCTGAGTGCCATGCTAGACAACCCCCAGGCCACGCTGGGCAGCCTGGGCATGCTGACGCCGCTGCAGGTACGGCAGGCCGACCTGCGCAACCAGCTGGCCGCACCTGGTTGCGAGCAGCCGCTGCTCGCCGCGCGTATCGCCGGGTATGCCCGTGAGCGCGGTGAGGCCGTGGCGGTGATCTGTGGCGGCCAACAGTTGACCTATGCCCAACTGGACGCGCGCGCCAACCGTCTTGCCCAGCACTTGATCGCCCAGGGCGTACGCCCGGAAACCTGCGTAGGTATCGCCCTGGAACGGTCGGTAGAGGTGATCGTGGCCTTCCTGGCGGTGATGAAGACCGGCGCCGCTTATGTCCCCTTGGATATCGACTACCCGCAGGAACGCCTGCAGTGGATCGTCGAGGATTCGGCGATGCACCTGCTGGTCACCAGCAGCAGCCTGCGCCAGCGCTTTACCCAGGTAACGCAGTGCGTCGAACTCGACCAGCAAGCGCTGGACCATTTGCCAGCAACCGTACCTGAACAGCACGCCTGCGCGGATAACCTGGCCTACCTTATCTACACCTCGGGCTCTACCGGCAAGCCCAAAGGCGTGGCGGTGAGCCACGGCCAGATTCGCATGCACTGCCGGGCAATTGCCGGCCTGTACGAGATGGACCTGCAGACCCGCGAGCTGCTGTTCATGTCGTTCGCCTTCGACGGCGCCCAGGAGCGCTGGCTGTCGACGTTGTCCGCGGGCGGTTGCCTGGTGGTGCGCGACAACCGGCTGTGGACGGCCGAGGAAACCTGGCAGACCTTGCATGCGCAGCGCATCGATATCGCCTGCTTCCCGCCGGCCTACCTGCAACAGTTGGCCGAATTCGCCGAACGCCAGCAGCAACCCGCGCCTGCGGTGCGGGTGTACTGCTTTGGCGGCGATGCGGTACCGGATGCCTTGTTCGAACAGGTCAAGCGCACGCTGCGTCCGCGCTGGTTGACCAACGGCTACGGGCCGACGGAAACCGTGGTCACGCCGCTGCTGTGGAAAGTGCCCGCGCAGCAAACCTGTGGGGCGGTGTATGCGCCGATCGGTAACCGCGTGGGCGAGCGCACACTGCACGTGCTGGACCCGCACCTCAACCGGCTGCCCGATGGTGTGGCCGGTGAGCTTTACATCGGCGCAGAGGGTGTGGCGCGTGGCTATTACCAGCGCGCGGCACTCACGGCGGAGCGTTTCGTGGCCGACCCGTTTACCCAGGGTGGCCGCCTGTACCGCACCGGCGACCGGGTGCGTCGCCGCGCCGATGGCGTCATCGACTTCCTCGGGCGGTTGGACAACCAGCTGAAGATTCGGGGGTTCCGCATCGAACCTGGGGAAATCGAGGCCCGTCTGCGCAACCTGGCTGGGGTGCGCGATGCCGTGGTGGTGGCGCGTGACATCAGTACGGGCAAGCAACTTGTCGGTTATGTGGTGACGGCCAGCACCGATATCCGTGCCGAGCACTTGCGCGATGCTTTACGCGCCGACCTGCCGGACTACATGGTGCCGGCACAGCTGGTGCTGATGCCGGCGCTGCCGCTCACGCCCAACGGCAAGATCGATCGCAATGGCCTGCCGGCACCGGAGTTCGCTACAGGGCGGGCGTGGGTGGCCCCGCGCAATGCCATCGAGCAGGCGCTGGCGGAGATCTGGCAACAAGTGCTGGAGGTGGAGCAGGTGGGGGTCGATGACAACTTCTTCGAACTGGGTGGGGACTCGCTGCGCGTGCTGAAGATGTTGTCCAAGGTGCGTGCCCGCGAGGATTTGCCTATCGAACTGAAACTGCGTGATGTGATTGCCCGGCCGACCATCGCCGAGTTGTCGGGTTATGCCGCTAACGACGCCAGCCTGGACCCGCTGTTGCTGCTCAGCAGCCGAGTGAACGCAAGTACGCCGCTGTTCTGCCTGCATGCCGGGTTCGGCACGGTGTTCGATTACGAGCCATTGGCGCGCCGGCTGGACGGCCGTTGCACGGTTTATGGCCTGCAATGCCGGATGCTGTTGGATCATGCCTGGGTGGACGATTCGCTCGAAACGATGGCTATCGATTACGCACAATACATTCGTCAGAAGCAACCCGAAGGCCCTTATCAGCTGGCCGGTTGGTCGCTTGGCGGCACCTTGGCGGTGTTGGTGGCCAAAGAGTTGGAAAGCCAGGGGCAGCGGGTTGCCGTGCTGGCCTTGGTGGACAGCTTTGTACCCTCGGCCGGGCAGGCCGTGCAACAGGGGGACTGGAGTGCCGACCTGCGCGGCTTCCTGGCAGTGATTTTTGGGGTGTCGGCTGATGCCCTGGCCCTGCCGGCGGTAACGCCAGGCAGTGCTCAGGAGGCCCTGGAACGCGTGATCGAAACGGCACGTGCCAGCCAGGCTGCAGCGTCGGCCTATGCCGAGATTGGCAACGCTGAGCTGGCGCAGACCTTTGTCGTGGCCATGAAGCTCAAGGACCTGTCGCGGCAGTTGCGCCAGCTACCGGCTACCGAGGCAGCCGCGAGTTGCTGGTGGGCGGGAGAGGGCGCGCACGTGGGGAGCATTGCAGGTAGCTGCCAGGACATCGGTGTCGATGCGGGGCACTATGACATCCTTGAGCATGCGGATGTCCTTGAGGGGATGACTGCCAGGCTGTTGCTGGCAGACACGGTCAGCCAGTAA